One stretch of Eretmochelys imbricata isolate rEreImb1 chromosome 1, rEreImb1.hap1, whole genome shotgun sequence DNA includes these proteins:
- the MLNR gene encoding motilin receptor: MGGGCGNSSAPRAEGEAWAGSPCDERLCSSLPLPALIPVTALCLGLFLVGVAGNVLTLLVLRRCRELKTTTNLYLGSMALSDLLILLGLPFDLYRLWRSRPWIFGQLLCRLSYYLGEACTYCTILHITALTVERYLAICFPLKAKVVITKRRVKAVIGALWAFALLSAGPFFFLVGVEQRDNQTDFSRECRLTPLATESGLLGIMLWVTTSYFILPVLCLNVLYGLIGRALWRSKVRPQGPSAALREKGHRQTIRILAVVVLAFIICWLPFHVGRIIFINTQDTSTMLFSQYFNIFALQLFYLSACINPILYNLISKKYRAAVYKLLLPCRSGKRAFSATRDTGGYTETSASIKKEYITPF; this comes from the exons ATGGGGGGCGGCTGCGGGAACAGCAGCGCCCCGAGAGCGGAGGGCGAGGCGTGGGCGGGGTCCCCGTGCGACGAgcggctctgcagctccctgccgctgcccgcGCTCATCCCGGTCACCGCCCTGTGCCTCGGGCTCTTCCTGGTGGGGGTGGCGGGGAACGTGCTGACTCTGCTGGTGCTGCGGCGCTGCCGGGAGCTGAAGACCACCACCAACCTGTACCTGGGCAGCATGGCCCTGTCCGACCTGCTCATCCTGCTGGGGCTGCCCTTCGACCTCTACCGCCTCTGGCGCTCCCGGCCCTGGATCTTCGGCCAGCTGCTCTGCCGCCTCTCCTACTACCTGGGCGAGGCCTGCACCTACTGCACCATCCTGCACATCACCGCGCTCACCGTGGAGCGCTACCTGGCCATCTGCTTCCCGCTCAAGGCCAAGGTGGTGATCACCAAGCGCCGGGTCAAGGCGGTGATCGGGGCCCTGTGGGCCTTCGCCCTGCTCTCGGCCGGGCCCTTCTTCTTCCTGGTGGGCGTGGAGCAGCGGGACAACCAGACCGACTTCAGCCGCGAGTGCCGGCTCACGCCGCTGGCCACCGAGTCCGGCCTGCTGGGCATCATGTTGTGGGTCACCACCAGCTACTTCATCCTGCCCGTCCTCTGCCTCAACGTGCTCTACGGCCTCATCGGCAGGGCGCTGTGGAGGAGCAAAGTCCGGCCCCAGGGCCCCAGCGCGgccctcagggagaaggggcacagACAGACCATCAGGATCCTGG CTGTGGTGGTTCTGGCATTTATAATTTGCTGGTTGCCATTCCATGTGGGCAGGATCATATTTATAAACACTCAGGATACCAGCACGATGCTTTTCTCCCAGTATTTTAATATATTCGCTTTGCAGCTTTTCTATCTGAGCGCATGCATCAACCCAATCCTCTACAACCTCATTTCAAAGAAATACAGGGCAGCCGTCTACAAACTACTGCTCCCATGcagatctggaaaaagggctTTCAGTGCTACCCGGGATACTGGAGGCTACACTGAGACCAGCGCTAGCATAAAAAAAGAGTACATAACCCCCTTCTGA